The following coding sequences lie in one Haematobia irritans isolate KBUSLIRL chromosome 3, ASM5000362v1, whole genome shotgun sequence genomic window:
- the LOC142228817 gene encoding centromere/kinetochore protein zw10-like: MEVLDIKPNANFMKEQCQNAQDIKLQMVTLQEQMQRFKERVSKYIEDIYVEFLPNTTNAYLYADDGSNLQKQGYLLLNSLSYDDVSLSDKELVTAIRKFKKVLYDLDVTNRILAADEIFQLLEESSSNEHMIALDLLKKLNNIIHHSASADVQKLLLASPAYDNINVRYLIKLHMVKSNLRERFRNLVQLSEKQLPGAACSTLQVSKDINKIQDTVIALFQAKYDVAELCDFLLDKCLIPMITRPVDITFSEDNPEYIKLQISYNLSDTGIACPAYKQVFENIKLLFHCLDNLNVLVSDDKHFFAVIGEIVATRFLQTLIDKCLMKSIPETIEDFQNSSLVEDVLHFEHLLADLFLINREIEQRLTKFTENFETLFHNRLFHRLLETGREIMQKDLQDMTLMAEKTTPGDVENNPILFPKCMVSKTVLDFVKLLNRIIRQSSDSHDDDNRYFNTVSVLINSYITLVPQYHKENLEKLPQHAALFYNNCMFLIHFLAKNYVIPTAANLVKNLESCASKHLRQQIDLQLTKLHRILQPNQNGKINNSKVDKCLVHLHLLENLWQHVLSAKEYRNIMGELINSCSLLLNQQIIGKETITGTEAKEMAETFGIFKTKAACLFKVGQDLQNLTNWQRLIHLLDLLQASLTEITEMWSVGTISEYFKAEEVIALIRSIHPNTERRSLALNRIF, encoded by the exons ATATATATGTAGAGTTTCTGCCAAATACTACAAATGCCTACTTGTACGCGGACGATGGAAGCAATTTACAAAAACAAGGATATTTATTGCTCAACTCGTTATCATATGATGATGTATCCCTTTCGGACAAAGAACTGGTGACGGCaataagaaaattcaaaaagGTCCTGTACGATTTGGATGTGACCAATCGCATTCTAGCAgcagatgaaattttccaattgCTGGAAGAGTCGAGTTCGAATGAACATATGATTGCTTTGGATTTAttgaagaaattaaataatatcaTTCATCATTCGGCCTCGGCTGATgtacaaaaattattattggCCAGTCCTGCCTATGATAACATCAATGTGAGGTACTTGATAAAGCTGCACATGGTTAAATCGAATCTGAGAGAGCGTTTTCGTAATTTGGTACAATTGTCGGAAAAACAGTTGCCAGGAGCAgcttgttccacattgcaggtatccaaagatataaataaaatacaagacACAGTAATAGCCCTATTCCAA gctaAATACGATGTTGCCGAGTTGTGTGACTTCCTATTGGATAAGTGTCTGATACCCATGATAACTAGGCCAGTAGATATTACATTTTCCGAAGACAATCCAGAGTatataaaattgcaaatttctTATAACCTATCAGACACGGGCATTGCATGTCCTGCATACAAACAAGTTttcgaaaatattaaattgcttTTCCATTGCTTGGACAATTTAAATGTCCTAGTGTCggatgataaacattttttcgctGTCATTGGGGAAATTGTGGCTACTCGCTTTCTCCAGACTTTAATCGATAAGTGCCTCATGAAATCAATACCAGAGACAATAGAAGACTTTCAGAATTCGTCTCTTGTGGAAGATGTTTTGCATTTCGAGCATCTTCTAGCGGATTTGTTTTTGATTAATCGTGAAATAGAACAGAGATTAACAAaatttacggaaaattttgaaacattgttCCACAATCGTTTATTCCATCGCCTTTTGGAGACTGGCCGTGAGATTATGCAAAAGGATTTGCAAGATATGACATTAATGGCGGAGAAGACCACACCAGGAGATGTGGAAAACAATCCCATTCTATTTCCAAAATGCATGGTTTCTAAGACTGTTCTG gattttgtcaaattattgaaTCGTATCATACGCCAAAGCAGCGACTCGCACGATGATGATAATCGGTATTTCAATACTGTGTCTGTTCTAATAAATTCCTATATTACCCTGGTGCCACAATACCACAAAGAAAACCTAGAAAAGTTGCCCCAGCATGCGGCCTTATTTTATAATAACTGCAtgtttttgatacattttctaGCAAAGAATTATGTGATACCCACAGCGGCAAATCTTGTTAAGAATTTGGAAAGTTGTGCCTCAAAACATTTGCGCCAACAAATTGATTTACAATTAACGAAATTGCATCGCATTCTACAACCAAatcaaaatggaaaaattaacaattccaAGGTAGATAAATGTCTGGTCCATCTTCATTTATTGGAAAACTTATGGCAGCATGTATTATCCGCTAAAGAATACCGAAATATTATGGGTGAACTCATCAACAGTTGTTCACTTTTATTAAATCAACAAATTATAGGAAAGGAGACTATCACTGGCACAGAGGCCAAAGAAATGGCGGAAACATTTGGTATATTTAAGACTAAGGCTGCTTGTTTATTTAAG GTGGGCCAAGATTTGCAGAATTTAACAAATTGGCAACGTTTAATACATTTGCTGGATCTGCTCCAAGCATCTTTAACAGAAATCACCGAAATGTGGTCTGTAGGAAcaatatccgaatattttaaaGCCGAAGAAGTTATTGCCCTCATCCGAAGTATACATCCAAATACCGAAAGACGTTCTTTGGctttaaatagaattttttaa